From Paenibacillus sp. GP183, one genomic window encodes:
- a CDS encoding GTP-binding protein: protein METIPVFVLSGFLGSGKTTLLTNMLKYYLQQNKKPAVIMNEIGDVNLEGLLIDDNVPMAEMLNGCICCTIREDLSKSLLAIVRNEQPDVIIIESTGIANPLELIEGITNTSLIVEIDLRLVITVVSAPHFLNASRGKKGKTTRLMDEQIRCADLILLNKIDLIEEKDLHEVNTRLRELNSKARIEETMRCNVEIDSLLQMTSHTEMKKVLQDQPNDGQQHHTHNHVMVHTHYFNKPIDHKKFEKLFGQLPSEVYRAKGILQFTKSEDRFLFQYAYREMEIVKLNAQQEVQTVAVFIGEHFDKQQVDQVIRELEG from the coding sequence ATGGAGACAATCCCGGTATTTGTTCTTTCAGGTTTTTTGGGAAGCGGAAAAACAACATTGTTAACGAACATGCTGAAGTATTATTTGCAGCAGAACAAAAAGCCGGCAGTCATAATGAATGAAATTGGCGATGTAAATTTAGAAGGATTATTAATTGATGATAATGTACCTATGGCAGAGATGCTTAACGGATGCATTTGCTGTACGATACGAGAAGATTTAAGCAAGAGTCTGCTTGCGATTGTAAGAAATGAACAGCCAGATGTCATCATCATCGAATCGACCGGTATAGCTAACCCGTTAGAGCTGATTGAGGGAATAACGAACACCTCGCTTATTGTGGAGATTGATTTACGGCTTGTCATAACGGTGGTCTCGGCGCCACATTTTCTTAATGCGTCTCGTGGGAAGAAAGGTAAGACAACCCGATTGATGGATGAACAAATCCGTTGTGCAGACCTGATATTGCTCAATAAAATCGATTTAATTGAGGAAAAAGATCTCCATGAGGTTAACACCCGTCTCCGGGAGCTTAATTCCAAAGCAAGAATCGAGGAGACCATGCGCTGCAATGTGGAAATAGATTCTCTGCTTCAAATGACTAGCCATACAGAGATGAAAAAGGTTCTTCAAGATCAACCCAACGATGGACAGCAGCATCATACCCATAACCATGTGATGGTCCATACTCATTATTTTAACAAACCTATCGATCATAAGAAATTTGAAAAACTCTTCGGTCAATTACCTTCAGAAGTGTACCGCGCCAAAGGGATTCTCCAGTTTACCAAAAGTGAAGATCGCTTTTTATTCCAGTACGCTTATCGGGAAATGGAGATTGTCAAACTGAATGCACAGCAGGAGGTTCAAACTGTCGCAGTTTTTATCGGTGAGCATTTTGATAAGCAACAAGTGGATCAGGTCATTCGAGAACTGGAGGGTTAA
- a CDS encoding Fur family transcriptional regulator, which translates to MQHTATVEQIIKSMANKGWRVTEQRKTMAALFAEANGYLSPKDVYEHMRQIYPGVSFDTIYRNLRLLSEMGVFEQFYFNDGLKFRASCLAHHHHHLICMKCEKTITFDYCPMPNMSELPGNYEVMHHRFEVYGYCPECTLERRENVQQQMNADY; encoded by the coding sequence ATGCAGCATACGGCTACTGTTGAACAAATCATCAAGTCCATGGCAAACAAAGGCTGGCGAGTGACTGAACAGCGCAAAACGATGGCGGCTTTATTCGCAGAAGCGAATGGATACTTGTCGCCGAAAGATGTTTATGAACATATGCGGCAAATATATCCCGGTGTCAGCTTCGACACCATATACCGGAATCTCCGTTTGCTAAGCGAAATGGGCGTGTTCGAGCAGTTTTATTTCAATGACGGGCTCAAATTTCGGGCGAGCTGCCTGGCTCATCACCACCACCATCTGATTTGTATGAAATGTGAAAAAACGATCACGTTCGACTATTGTCCGATGCCTAATATGTCGGAGCTTCCGGGCAATTATGAGGTGATGCATCACCGCTTTGAGGTTTACGGATATTGTCCCGAATGCACATTGGAGCGCCGGGAGAACGTACAGCAGCAAATGAATGCAGACTATTGA
- a CDS encoding GTP-binding protein, with protein sequence MNQQSMNKIPVTVLSGYLGAGKTTILNHVLNNRQGLKVAVIVNDLNEVNIDADLIRDGAGLSRTDEKLVEMSNGCICCTLREDLLREVERLTKEGRFDYVLIESTGVGEPVPVAQTFTYIDEEQGIDLSQYCRLDCMVTVVDANRFWHDYASGESLLDRQQAVGSDDTRDVVDLLISQIEFCDVLILNKCDRVELEELNELEQVLRKLQPRARVIRSEYGDIDPSEILNTGRFDFEEASQSAGWIQEMEKGHHTPETEEYGISSFVYERKRPFHPERLMAWMEDWPAEIVRAKGTVWLASRDDMAQSFSQAGPSIQFGPAGYWVAALPEEEKQQTLLDDPEIAVDWDPQYGDRVNKIVFIGIDMNRQQIIESLDACLLTEEEMKLDAMAFEDRFPNMPSAELVAVD encoded by the coding sequence ATGAATCAACAATCCATGAATAAAATTCCCGTTACGGTCCTTAGCGGTTATTTGGGAGCAGGCAAGACGACGATCTTAAATCACGTGCTTAACAATCGGCAAGGGCTGAAGGTAGCCGTTATCGTCAACGACTTAAACGAAGTCAACATTGACGCGGATTTGATTCGCGATGGTGCAGGACTTTCTCGTACGGATGAGAAGCTGGTGGAAATGTCCAATGGCTGCATTTGTTGTACCCTGCGGGAAGATTTGCTGCGGGAAGTGGAACGGCTTACGAAGGAAGGACGCTTCGATTATGTGCTGATCGAATCAACTGGTGTCGGGGAGCCTGTTCCCGTAGCTCAAACGTTCACCTATATCGATGAGGAGCAGGGCATCGACCTGTCACAATATTGTCGGTTGGACTGCATGGTCACGGTCGTAGATGCTAATCGGTTTTGGCATGATTATGCTTCCGGTGAAAGCCTGCTTGATCGTCAGCAGGCTGTGGGAAGCGATGATACACGCGATGTTGTCGATCTGCTGATCAGTCAAATCGAATTCTGCGATGTGCTTATCCTGAATAAGTGCGATAGAGTCGAGCTGGAAGAGTTGAATGAGCTGGAGCAAGTGCTTCGCAAGCTGCAGCCGAGGGCCAGGGTGATTCGTTCGGAATATGGGGATATTGATCCTTCGGAGATTTTGAATACGGGGCGATTCGATTTCGAAGAAGCCAGTCAATCGGCGGGATGGATCCAAGAGATGGAGAAAGGACATCACACGCCTGAAACAGAGGAATATGGGATTTCCTCCTTCGTTTATGAACGTAAGCGGCCTTTTCATCCGGAGCGACTGATGGCGTGGATGGAGGATTGGCCGGCTGAAATCGTTCGCGCCAAAGGAACCGTCTGGCTGGCCAGCCGGGATGATATGGCCCAGAGCTTCAGCCAGGCAGGACCGTCGATCCAATTCGGCCCAGCCGGTTACTGGGTAGCTGCTTTGCCAGAGGAGGAAAAGCAGCAAACGCTCCTTGACGACCCCGAAATTGCGGTCGATTGGGATCCCCAATATGGTGATCGTGTTAATAAAATCGTCTTTATTGGAATCGACATGAACCGGCAGCAAATCATTGAATCGCTCGATGCCTGCCTGCTGACGGAGGAAGAAATGAAGCTGGATGCAATGGCGTTTGAAGACCGGTTTCCGAATATGCCATCAGCGGAACTTGTGGCTGTAGATTAA